In Halococcus hamelinensis 100A6, a single genomic region encodes these proteins:
- a CDS encoding Rid family detoxifying hydrolase, whose amino-acid sequence MDEVSTNEAPESIGPFSQGIVSNSMVYVSGQGPVDPQSGNIVEGDIQIQTERTLDNLAAILRAAGCSLDDVVRAQVYVRDMSQYDAVNEVYSGYMNQPYPARTAIEVSELPVDIDVEIDMVAEQK is encoded by the coding sequence ATGGATGAAGTGTCAACGAACGAAGCACCGGAGAGTATCGGTCCGTTTTCGCAAGGCATCGTCTCTAACTCGATGGTCTACGTTTCGGGACAGGGACCGGTCGATCCGCAATCGGGCAACATCGTAGAGGGCGATATCCAAATCCAGACAGAACGGACACTGGACAATCTCGCCGCGATTCTTCGAGCTGCAGGATGCTCACTCGACGATGTTGTGAGAGCACAAGTGTACGTACGCGACATGAGCCAGTATGACGCAGTCAACGAAGTGTATAGCGGGTATATGAACCAACCCTACCCAGCACGAACGGCGATAGAAGTCTCCGAACTGCCCGTCGACATCGATGTGGAAATCGATATGGTCGCAGAACAGAAATGA
- a CDS encoding mandelate racemase/muconate lactonizing enzyme family protein, translating into MEITEINAYGVNVPLVPFEEGGLAPYVTNHNSLDDMDRILVEVKTDDGLSGWGEVRSFLTPEATISVIEDGVQPLVLGQSPFELEKLRRQVFIEYTNADMFFAPVEVACWDIVGKALDEPVYKLLGGWTTPTQTETKHRSNQGEYDDEKAVEIAYCLGILSPEKSRERAAEVLESGYSVLKTKAGRDWKTDVARIKAMHDEVDGELEFRLDPNQGWTTDQAIRVGSSLADAGIYLQYMEQPIRVNAHKSLASLKNQTGQPIGPNEDTYIPNNLRRLIDAGAIDVAVLDLTPAGGIAGLRQQAGIVEDAGLPMVHHCAFDLGVRTAAILHAVYGIPGFSMPPDSTYYAWEDDVIECEFTVDNGAIEVPEEPGLGIDIDRSRIEEYRIA; encoded by the coding sequence ATGGAAATAACAGAAATCAACGCCTACGGCGTCAACGTCCCCTTAGTACCGTTCGAGGAGGGTGGGCTCGCTCCCTACGTAACGAACCACAACTCCCTGGATGACATGGACCGGATCCTGGTCGAAGTGAAAACCGACGACGGTCTCTCCGGTTGGGGTGAAGTGCGGTCGTTCCTCACCCCGGAAGCGACCATCTCGGTCATCGAAGACGGTGTTCAACCACTCGTTTTGGGTCAGTCTCCGTTCGAACTCGAAAAGCTCCGGCGACAGGTGTTTATCGAGTATACGAATGCAGACATGTTCTTCGCCCCGGTCGAGGTCGCGTGTTGGGATATTGTCGGCAAAGCCCTCGATGAGCCGGTGTATAAGCTGCTCGGTGGATGGACGACACCGACACAGACTGAGACTAAACATCGAAGCAATCAAGGGGAGTATGATGACGAGAAAGCGGTTGAGATCGCGTACTGTCTCGGTATCCTCTCACCGGAGAAATCCCGAGAGCGAGCCGCTGAAGTGCTTGAGTCTGGCTACTCCGTTCTGAAAACGAAGGCCGGCCGGGATTGGAAAACCGACGTTGCACGGATCAAGGCGATGCACGACGAAGTGGACGGTGAGTTGGAGTTCCGCCTGGACCCAAATCAGGGCTGGACTACCGACCAAGCGATCCGAGTCGGTTCATCACTCGCCGACGCAGGGATCTATCTCCAGTACATGGAGCAACCGATCAGAGTCAACGCTCACAAGTCGCTCGCGAGTTTGAAAAACCAGACTGGACAGCCGATCGGTCCCAACGAGGACACGTACATTCCCAATAACCTCCGGCGACTGATCGACGCAGGTGCCATCGATGTCGCAGTGCTCGATCTGACGCCTGCTGGCGGCATTGCCGGATTACGACAACAGGCAGGCATCGTCGAGGACGCTGGTCTCCCGATGGTTCACCACTGCGCGTTCGACCTCGGTGTGAGAACAGCAGCCATCTTGCACGCCGTCTACGGCATCCCTGGCTTCTCCATGCCACCCGATTCGACGTACTACGCATGGGAGGACGACGTGATCGAATGCGAATTCACTGTCGACAACGGAGCGATCGAGGTGCCAGAGGAGCCTGGTCTCGGTATTGATATCGACCGCAGCCGTATCGAGGAGTATCGCATCGCATGA
- a CDS encoding SDR family NAD(P)-dependent oxidoreductase: MEDENKHSAVTVEGKNAVVIGGTSGIGRGIARAFVEDGANVIATSRSQEAVHAITEEIRSEGGTTTAQTCDTTNRESLSDLRKAAVDTFGHVDILVNSVSTTAHASILEMSDEQWDRSLDVFLTGTFLACQIFAREMDEGSIVNISSMSADQIREERPAYCAAKSGVNGLTRAASVDLAPEIRVNAIAPGFVKTKATADRLSEGTSTRDSIDERTPMNRVADTAEIAGAAIYLGSDASSFTTGEILTVDGGYDRSAM; encoded by the coding sequence ATGGAAGACGAGAACAAGCACTCAGCAGTGACAGTCGAGGGAAAGAACGCAGTCGTGATCGGCGGGACCAGCGGAATTGGACGTGGGATCGCTCGTGCGTTCGTCGAGGACGGAGCAAATGTCATCGCCACCAGTCGTTCCCAGGAGGCAGTTCACGCGATAACCGAGGAGATACGAAGCGAAGGTGGAACGACAACAGCACAAACGTGCGATACAACAAACCGCGAGTCATTGAGCGACCTCAGGAAAGCTGCTGTCGACACGTTTGGCCACGTAGATATTCTGGTCAATTCGGTCTCGACTACCGCTCACGCTTCGATACTGGAGATGAGTGACGAACAGTGGGATCGGAGTCTGGACGTATTTCTAACAGGGACTTTCTTAGCGTGCCAGATCTTCGCGAGAGAGATGGATGAAGGGAGTATCGTGAATATTTCATCGATGTCGGCGGACCAGATCCGCGAAGAACGGCCTGCCTACTGTGCAGCTAAGAGTGGTGTGAATGGCCTCACTCGTGCTGCATCAGTGGATCTGGCACCTGAAATCCGTGTCAACGCTATTGCACCGGGGTTCGTCAAAACGAAGGCAACAGCGGACCGACTCTCCGAAGGGACGTCCACACGCGATAGTATCGATGAACGGACGCCGATGAATCGAGTGGCGGATACGGCGGAAATCGCAGGCGCTGCGATTTATCTCGGGAGCGATGCTTCCTCATTCACCACTGGAGAGATACTCACAGTCGACGGTGGCTACGATCGTAGCGCTATGTGA
- a CDS encoding creatininase family protein translates to MMFESTVLNDTVSLGAQSADSIVNTGSKSGSVLVLPVGSTEQHGKHLPVMTDTLLANSVATQSAEAVANDVPVLVAPPFWSGYSPHHLSLGGTLTGEFDDLLDLLCGIASTGLENEFDALVFVNGHGGNTPLIDAAVSEVGKTHPEVEVLGLTYFELVTDLVEAVRESDIGGMAHGGEFETSLMLHLYPELVDTETMPATYQDEQYELAGADLVVGGPVSVYRPFEQYSESGAIGAPEVANPETGDRLLDGATTALANLLQEVHQNNG, encoded by the coding sequence ATGATGTTCGAATCAACGGTACTGAACGACACCGTCTCGCTTGGCGCACAGTCCGCCGACTCCATCGTCAATACTGGCAGCAAGAGTGGGTCCGTTCTCGTTCTCCCTGTTGGGAGTACAGAACAGCACGGTAAGCATCTCCCGGTCATGACAGATACGCTCTTAGCGAACAGTGTCGCCACGCAAAGCGCGGAGGCTGTCGCCAACGATGTTCCAGTACTCGTTGCGCCACCATTCTGGTCGGGCTACTCCCCACACCATCTCTCGTTGGGTGGAACGCTCACCGGCGAGTTCGACGACCTCCTCGACCTTCTCTGTGGGATAGCCAGTACTGGGCTTGAAAACGAATTCGATGCGCTGGTCTTCGTTAATGGGCATGGCGGTAACACCCCGCTCATTGACGCTGCTGTCTCGGAGGTTGGAAAAACCCATCCGGAGGTCGAAGTCCTCGGCTTGACGTATTTCGAACTCGTCACGGACCTAGTCGAAGCCGTCCGGGAGAGCGATATTGGCGGGATGGCTCATGGGGGTGAGTTCGAGACTTCCTTGATGCTCCACCTCTACCCCGAACTGGTCGATACGGAGACCATGCCGGCGACGTACCAAGACGAACAGTACGAACTGGCTGGGGCCGACCTCGTCGTCGGCGGACCCGTATCCGTTTATAGGCCGTTCGAACAGTACTCGGAAAGCGGTGCTATCGGGGCTCCGGAGGTGGCGAACCCGGAGACAGGCGATCGGCTCTTGGATGGAGCCACTACGGCACTCGCAAATCTCCTTCAGGAGGTTCATCAGAACAATGGATGA